From the genome of Alosa sapidissima isolate fAloSap1 chromosome 14, fAloSap1.pri, whole genome shotgun sequence, one region includes:
- the si:dkey-148a17.5 gene encoding leukotriene B4 receptor 1, producing the protein MNASGPSNLNSTALDEWSMASTSVACMILSLSFLVGAPGNLLVIWTILKHIKLRSHTVVLILHLAVADLLVLFTLPLWIYSLANSWVFGNATCKAITYIITACMYSSVFLISIMSIERYVAIHYPFKMRGWKGLDMLYKCLGVMWFVSFLLGIPVILIHYVDETDDGTLQCIFKNYTSVNQELFCLCLESSVGFVIPFSILAISYCQVATQLKQLHSATKQRSTVLISSVVVAFALLWLPHHILNVIDVIILSTENSDSTPDYRDNFVLIAGALAFISSSVNPVLYAFAARNFQGGLRGSGFVKLFLDIASNSLKAKENSKVQDCTAQTEV; encoded by the coding sequence ATGAATGCCTCCGGACCTTCCAACCTCAATAGCACAGCATTGGATGAGTGGTCTATGGCAAGTACATCTGTGGCTTGCATGATTCTGAGTCTGTCCTTCCTGGTAGGGGCTCCCGGGAATCTACTGGTGATTTGGACCATCCTGAAGCACATCAAGCTGCGTTCCCACACAGTGGTGCTCATCCTCCATCTGGCTGTCGCGGATCTTCTGGTGCTGTTCACCCTGCCCCTGTGGATCTACTCCCTGGCAAACTCCTGGGTCTTTGGGAACGCTACTTGCAAAGCCATAACTTACATCATTACTGCTTGCATGTACAGCAGTGTGTTTCTCATCAGCATTATGAGTATAGAGCGCTACGTGGCCATCCACTACCCTTTCAAAATGCGTGGCTGGAAAGGTTTGGATATGCTGTACAAATGTTTGGGAGTCATGTGGTTTGTGTCTTTTCTATTGGGAATTCCAGTGATCCTGATCCATTACGTGGATGAGACTGATGATGGTACTCTTCAGTGCATTTTCAAAAATTATACCTCTGTGAACCAAGAGCTGTTTTGCCTCTGCCTAGAATCCTCTGTTGGCTTTGTGATTCCATTTTCCATTTTGGCCATCAGCTATTGTCAGGTGGCCACACAGCTAAAGCAGCTACACTCCGCCACCAAACAGAGGTCAACTGTTCTGATCAGCAGTGTGGTGGTGGCCTTTGCCCTTCTCTGGCTTCCTCATCACATCCTCAATGTCATCGACGTTATCATCCTGTCCACGGAGAACTCTGACTCTACACCAGACTACAGAGATAATTTTGTGCTCATTGCAGGCGCCCTGGCCTTTATCAGCAGTTCTGTGAACCCTGTGCTGTATGCTTTTGCGGCACGAAATTTCCAGGGTGGACTTAGGGGGTCTGGCTTTGTGAAACTGTTCCTTGACATAGCCTCCAATTCTTTAAAAGCCAAAGAGAATTCAAAGGTTCAAGATTGCACAGCACAAACTGAAGTATAA
- the si:dkey-148a17.6 gene encoding leukotriene B4 receptor 1 → MASVGMDSQPQSSPETGLVVASVILSLSFLVGAPGNLFVIWIILKHIKQRSHTVILILHLAVADLMVLITLPLWIYSFAHSWIFGLVTCKAVVYLVYACMYSSVFFITIMSVERFVAVRYPFASAGWRRKQALHKLLFGVWVAALLFSIPVIPTQALGEQTGQQLCTFREYTSDTEEIINVLLETIVGFVAPLTVLVVCYGCLYSRIAQMNFKSKRKSTGIIAAVVVTFVICWTPHHIGNILSLIYIGIQESYEEAAERLEEVRQTMMFFAAALAFVSSTINPVLYFFAARSFRSSLRDTGIQKLFRHISSTATGEGNKDLCFTSKRQSSHTQSSQCCTESKTQIDLPDICHQASTL, encoded by the coding sequence ATGGCGAGTGTGGGTATGGATAGTCAGCCTCAGTCCAGTCCAGAAACTGGGCTGGTGGTGGCTTCTGTTATCTTAAGTCTTTCTTTTCTGGTCGGCGCTCCTGGGAATCTGTTTGTGATCTGGATCATCCTGAAGCACATCAAGCAGCGCTCTCACACGGTCATTCTCATCCTCCATCTGGCCGTTGCGGATCTCATGGTGCTCATCACCCTGCCCCTGTGGATCTACTCCTTCGCCCACTCCTGGATCTTTGGGCTGGTCACATGTAAGGCCGTGGTCTATCTTGTCTATGCTTGCATGTACAGCAGTGTGTTTTTCATTACTATTATGAGTGTGGAGCGCTTTGTGGCTGTTCGTTACCCCTTTGCCTCAGCTGGCTGGAGAAGAAAACAAGCGCTTCATAAGCTACTGTTTGGTGTCTGGGTGGCGGCCCTTCTCTTCAGCATTCCGGTGATTCCCACGCAAGCGCTGGGTGAGCAAACAGGCCAACAGCTTTGTACATTTAGGGAGTACACTTCCGACACTGAAGAAATTATAAATGTGCTGCTGGAGACCATTGTGGGCTTCGTCGCTCCACTTACCGTTTTGGTGGTTTGTTATGGCTGTCTGTATAGCCGCATTGCGCAGATGAACTTCAAATCCAAGCGCAAGTCAACAGGTATCATTGCAGCGGTGGTTGTCACGTTTGTCATCTGTTGGACCCCTCATCACATTGGCAACATCCTCTCCCTGATTTACATTGGGATCCAAGAATCTTATGAAGAGGCAGCCGAACGTTTGGAGGAGGTTAGACAGACCATGATGTTTTTTGCGGCAGCCTTGGCATTTGTCAGCAGCACTATTAACCCAGTGCTGTATTTCTTTGCTGCGCGGTCATTTCGAAGTTCACTGCGCGACACGGGGATACAGAAGCTTTTCCGCCACATCTCCAGTACAGCTACTGGTGAGGGGAATAAAGACTTATGTTTCACATCCAAGAGGCAGAGCTCTCACACCCAGTCTTCACAGTGTTGTACAGAATCAAAAACTCAAATAGACCTCCCGGACATCTGTCACCAGGCCTCAACTTTATGA